The nucleotide sequence aaaaaaaaagtgacgaTGCACGCAGACGTAGCCGCTGCAAAACTGACGGCAATTTGCTGATCTACAGAACAAACACGTCTCTTGgactttaatcttttattatactctgataaaaagattgtaaTGTTGCAATGATGAAGCTATTTCCAGCTGTTTCTCGGCTATGTGATAACTGACATGGACTACGGACTTATGTACTTATGACAATCACATTTTAGCTTCGGCACGATCTACGCTCAAATGATAGACTAGATCGGAAATCGGACGATCGCATCTTTCCCCgagaaaaatacttatatcaGTATACCGCACGAAGCGCTATATGCCAATCAGTTGGAATCATCACATCAGCTGGAATCTCTGATAACCCTTTGCTTAAAAATGCCTAATGCGAGTATTTTATCaagtatgtttttattattatttaaaatacataaatgttgCGTTTGTCTCTACTaaggatattataaattgattgataagattaatatttaattatcattatatataatctgtcaATTCGTATTATGACGGTTTGACAAATTATATTGTgaatatttactaaaatgaaacttatatatacttagtatgaaaaaatatatatattatttaaaaatagatattggacaaattttttaaataaagagatattttacatcgatattttaataatataattttaataaatgtaataaataattttaaagaaataaggaaatagattttttctaTCAACTTCTTTTTAGCTGCACTTTTTTGTTGTCCTCTCGCGgctaaaaaatcattaatattgcatGCAATTGAtgcatatataagaaaaagtatatatatatatatatatatatatatatatatatagtatatatacgtaaGCGCGtgctatgtacatatatatatatatatatatatatatatatatatatatatatgtacatagcaCGCGCAACGGCGTAAGCATTTGTATTTGCAAGCATTCGAGATGTCTACGTCGCTGGATGTGCCGCGCCGGCCATTGCGCGGTCGTGTTTTGGCCGACCGAAAAGATGGCGGACTCTTGTTTTCAAGATCGCTCGAACACTCGGCACATCGGAACGCGACTGGCACGGTTTTGAAAAGTAATCAGGCGCGAAAGTTGACATGCTGCATGCGCGACAGTCGCAGCCGCGATAGAACGTCGTTGTGACAATTCGTGTATTCGATCCCCGCGTCGCCGTTGTAGCGCTCGCTCGCTCATCTCGGCGTCCTCGTCGAAACGAGTCATTCCAAACGAAGAGCGCAGCTCGCACACGAGGATTATTCGAGAATTCAGAGTGCTGTCAGATCATCTTCACGTCCCTCTGCGATGTGTTGCGGGATCGGGACAAGAATGCCATCGAGTCAGTGAAGTGATCGCGCGCCATCGCGGGTTTCTCTAAACTCCCTCCCTTCCCTTCCCCCCTCGTTCCCCCTCCTAACTGTGTGTTTACCGCTCGCCTGCTACGGAGCGCGATTTTGGTTAGGTTACTCGAGTAAATCTTTCTATACTTGTTTTTATGATACCGGAACATCGTCGCGCGTGTTTGTCGCGGTGGTTCACGTTACAATGTGACGAACTGTCGTTTCTATGAACTAATGATCATTGAGTAACAGTCTCACGATGGCAAATAGCGATTTTGATGTGGAGCTCTTCGAGCGGAGACTCCATACATTGAAAGACTCTCAGGAGTCTATACAAGGGCTCTCTGCGTGGTGTCTGGAGAGAAGACAGCATCACAAAAAGATTGTTGCCACTTGGTtgcaagttttaaaaaaaggtaaagttaaataaactttcaatTTTCACTCTTTTTATGTATCTGTATATATCTCCATAGTagggataataataaattctttgttgatatatgtcagattaactgaaattttgtataattttaaagataaatttcaattttgagatgtttaatatatagatatattacatCTATTCTTTTTGCATGTAACAGTAAAAGTCGAACATCGGCTCACATTGTTCTATCTGGCGAATGAtgttattcaatattcaaaacggaagaattttgaatttgtGGAGTCATGGGGCACTACTTTGCAACGAGCAACAACTATGGTTCGTGATGAGAAAGTAAAACATCGTATATTGAGAATCTTCAAGATCTGGGATCAGAGGCAAGTCTATGATGAAGAATTCCTCGCCGATCTGTCCGGTTTAATTTCGGCGGCaccaaaaaagaaattggaaCCCCAGCCGACTGCACAATCCGAGGAGTTTCAGGCAGCTTTGCTCATCTCTACGATGAGATCTTGTGCGACTCTGGAACAAGCAACTGATGCTAGACTCCGTGACTTAAGGGAAAGTAACATAGACATAGAATCTGCGGAAGAGTTACGTGCATCATTAAAGGATAGAAGGCGTATGGAAGATGCGGAAAAGGAAATAGATTTGGTTGCaagaaatgttgaaaattatgtTCGATCATTAGAAGCAGAGATCAGAGAAAGGACACAAGTGATTGAGTTATTGGAGCAAGCAGATCAGTTTTATGAAACACAACGTGGGGAGGTTAAAATAGtgacaaatgtaaatattagattttgcaaaagaattaaataccgatattttgttatacatatactgTATGCATTTTTTCGTGAATAGGCATACCGGAATTTTGGTAGTCGtgtgaaaaatttgaagaaaaaattggaCGAACTGCTACCGACATTTGTCTCGCCGATACCATCACCGGATGTGAACGCACCTTCGCCGAGTCCCGACAGCGATATAGAACTTCCAGGAGATGAGACTCAGGCGACAAATAATCAATTGGGAGTAATTGATGTAGCACCACCATCCATCTATGGCTCATATTCTCACGAATATGATCCTATACCTGTACCTGCACCTGATTCGGTACAAGGCAACGAATCGACGGATTTTACCAataattttccttcttttatgGGAGGAAACATGGATTTTGGTAATATGGTGAGATAGAGCAATATAGttgtgaatatattattttataaaagtaacagAAAGTTTAATAACTTTGTACTGTTATAAAcagattgtatattatttttttgcttcctttagagaaatttgtttaatgaaaGATCCACAACACCTCCTGGAATGTCTCAACAGTATAATGAATCTTTGGAGGTAATTATTTAGTGTATATTTGCAAGAttgaaaaacatatacatatatattttttaacttttattttattttaaggcaAAACCAATAGAAGTGATTAGTATGAGACCATCGAAGAATGAAAACAGCAACGCTGACTTCAATATATctagttttttaaaaacagtTCTTCCTTCTTCCGACGGAACGCCGGATCCAGGCCTAATACCAGGTCTGGGGCTGGACGTTTCTGAGAATCGAATAGAATCGCCACAACGCACCAACTATAGAAACTCGCCTACATTAGGACAACTTCCCGTAACGCCTGTGATTTCAAGAATGATGGGTAGTCAGGGTGTGCCACCTCTTGGTGGTGCTGGTTTAAATAATTGCCAGATTAGTCACAGTACTCCATTGTCGATTCGCAATCTGCCTGCTGAATCCCATACACCTTCTCCATATTCCAGTCAAAACAGTCAAAGTAATATGACTGGTCCTTTTGATGGTTCCGCTAACTCTAATGCAGTTAATCCTTTACCACCTCCTCCCTTACCACCACCCATTTTTCTCGATGACGaaaattgttacaataaattgccacCGAAGTTTCCCACGTGGACGCCACCGAATGAAAACGTCAAGGAATCAGCCAAATGGGAGGAAAAAGGTAGATAGACATaatgctataaatataattgttgatTTCGCCATTGCTGCGATGATAATATGGCTGTTTGATATAGCGAATTTCGCTATATGTTCAGGAAAGAACAGCATGAATCCCACGTGGCCCGGTGAATGCGACGATAAAAACAAGAGTTCATGGATGGACCGCGATGGAGAGAGATGGGACTCCAATAATGATCCTACATGGCCGGGCAGAACGAAGAATGACATATTATCAGAGACTCCCGAATCACCGCCCATGTATGAGAAAGCTGGCTTCGCCGAGCCGGTGGAATATAATGAGCCACAACCACAAGAATCTCTTAATACCACAGGAGACGTAGATCACAGGTAGTAtacaattttacttaatttacttatatatacaatatacatacatacatatatatatatatatatatatatatatatatatatatttatttatttatttattttatttgtacagaGTGATTCCAATTCCAATGGCTGTCGAAAATCAGCTACCGTATCGGTTGATGAAAGCAGCAGATGTAGATCATCGCAATTTGATTAGTTTGACAGGTAGTCCAGCTAATCACAATCTCGGCGATTCATCATTGCCTTCTTTGCCCAATAACAATAATCTATGGTCCACAAGTGATCAAGATTATCGGTGAGttcattaaattaagtatTACCTCTTTTTTCATGCAATATTatcgtctatatatatatataggcacattacattttttgtataatttatattttttttttgtctcttgtatataattcttatataatttttataatctaggCGACGCATGCAACCCGGTGATATCGTCGAGAGCGTCGATATGGAGATGTCGGATGACGAAACTGATAGTAAGCCAAAAAACAGAGTCCTCGTTGACTTGAGATCACAAGATCACGACATGCGTGTCGGCATGCCACCATCGACTACATCCCATCTCGACATGGATATGCGTATAATTTCTCTTCCTACCGGACAAATGCCAGGCTCTCGTGGTGGTCAGGATATGCACTTGATACATTCAGGACCGCCACCACCGCCGTCACTGTCACAACAATTTCAACACCAAGGTCAAGGTGGTTTTCGGCAAGAGCAACCGGAATTCTCTCATCGTAATCAGTCGGGAGATTTTCATCGAAATCAGCCGAATTTTCATCAGAACAGATTACCGCCGCCGAACTTTCTGCCAAATCAACAGGACTTTCATCCGAATCAGCAAGAGTTTCATCAACTTCATCAGTCACAGCAAGATTTTCATCAGTCACAAGATTTTGAATATCGTGACAGAGAACACACTATTCGGTCCAAACAGGATTTTTTGACCGAATCATCAGGACGCGGCAGATACTCACAATCGATGGATCATCAACATCAGCGTGATAATTCATCCTTCCACAGAAATGAACGGAACAATCGCGGCAACGGCGGACGTGGATTTCCGAGGAATCGCCGCGATCGATACTCGGATGATCACAACATGAAACAACGCAATAATTTGACGAGTAATCGTAAATCAAGATCGCAGGATCAGCAGCATCATCAATCATCGCCGGACACTTTGACTAACAATCGACCATTATTACTGCAACCACCCGACACTGTTGTAATCTTAGATGAGGAAGGCATGCCAATTGGTATGCCGGATTTCGATCAGGAGAGCAACGTTCCATCCAACATAGCGGATGCTCAAACAGAGCCAGAACACGATTCCGATAATTGTCAGAACTCTTCGATGCCACAAGCACGACGGACATCACACGATCCACCGAGTTCTCACGAATCTGAGCATAATCAGCTACAGCAAGGTTACCAAATAGGCCCCGATCACGAGCAGCAAGTACCCTCACTAAAGTCGGATGATCAGCCATCAATGAATCAAGTGACAGTTATTCCGATAACATCTGACAGCACCAGCGATGACCCGCAACAACAAAATCAGTATGTTCCTATTTCAGACTACGAGGAACATGTAGAATCGGCCGAGCATTCCGATCCTACGGAGAAGACAAGTGCGATTGACAAATGCGAATCGATCGATCAGAGACAAGAAGTGAATTTCACGGAAAACGAACAATTGGACGAATTGATGAGCTCGACCACATCGGGTAACGAATTGAAAAGACCATCGACGAACGGTAGTTTTGATGAACAGAGTCATGATGAAGGAAGTTCTAACAAAAAGAGAACTCTATTACCGAACGGTCCGCAAACGCCAAGCACGAGCGAATCATCAGGACCAAATAGTCCTTCGCCGCACGTTAATACATCGTCGACGGAATTGCATCCCGCCATGATGTACGAGTACGACGGGCCGAACTTTCGGCCACGCCTAGGTGCGCCTTTCCCGCCCTGGCGAGGTGGACCGCCGCCTCCACCTTCTAGAGGGAATAGAGGTTTTAGAGGTGGATTACCGCCACGGGGCCCATGGATGGACAGAGGGCCGCGCGGACCTGCGGCCGGTAATTTTTCGCCGAGAGGACTGAAACGCGGAGGTGGACAGTTTCGGGGCGGCGGTGGCTTCAGAGGCCGGGGACGAGGCAGTAATTGGTAGATAAGCGCAAAATTCGAAAGACTCGATGACGGATCTCAGTTGTCATAATCTGACCGAAAACATACGAAGTGCGCTTTGCACCCTGTAAATATGCGAACTGTTATGTTTTGACAttcagacacacacacacgcacgcgcgcgcgcgcgcgcgcacacacacacacacacacacacacatatatatatatatatatatacatactcgcGCATTGCGCGCAACATACTTaccatacatatacacacacaattgGCTCCAGATGGAAATCTTCTGTAATGAAGATTCTTCACATCCTTCTGTGTGCGATTGATTCgcctatataaatatataaataaaaaactataaatatataatatacatacacgtatatagatatacatattacatatttcgtTAAGATCttacaaatattatcgaaGCGACTTGAGTTcatgcatgtatatacatatatatacacatgtacatGCTATTCGTAGatcagataataataaaaacacatgTGATGAATCAAGTCGTTCATAGTCGCtccgataattattaatcaataccACTATCACCCTCATAGATTTTCAGGAGAGTTTGTGTTATTGATATACATGCTAGAGGAGGATTGTAATGATAAATCCGTCAAGTGAGAAGACTTGTGCGAAGAAATCCATATTTTGGCGAACTAGCGAGCAAGATTGAGCATTGAATCGCAAATAACGATAGTTAAATGATGATTGATAGCTTATTGATAACAACGATTGAAACTAATGTAATTTTGCTGAGTTCAAATTTCCATGCATATGGAAACTATTAAtaacgtgaaaaaataaattctatgttTATTATGTATAGAGAATTGAACTCATCAAAATTGTATCAGTTCCAAtttttgtgtgtgttttttattcaatcgttttaatttattcttcacggatcttctattattttccTTCCTCATTCATTTTTGAACATAAAAATCACAATCACCTGTTTCCCCGTCTTCAACCTATCTGATTCTGTCTGCTATTTGAGCTTGAGgttcattataaaaagaagaaaaaaaggaaaaatgcaaaaaatacagGCGTATTAATGAATCATCTAAGTATTAGTAAAATGCAGTGTTTACGTTTTGGTCCGTTTCGTACAATTTTCCTATTGTtgtttctcaaatatatacacataaatgaATGTTTCGTAGTAAATCGTTTTCATAATGAAAcggcaataaataattaagttgCAGAAAATCAATCTGAAGCGTCGTGTTTTCAATTCGTTCTTTATAAACTACAAAATCACATAGAATCGTTtcgtatataagatattaattcgagagagaaagagagagataggctATCGATATAAGGTGCTCTTatgtaattgttaatatttttctgtagttGTGATCagaaatagaaatgtaaagCGAATATAAAGGCTATGCAGGAACGATATGCTTGTTTCATTAGCCGTGTATGTAGTaaacaaaattgtttattatcctttgcaattatttgcctatttagatattatcacatttctttttaacaaatatggatattaaattgaattattagtgcggattttgattttttatttagaaattctatgaaaatttattaatttttatttttatttttattggattgatcagtacattaattttttttcaatatttgccAATTAGTTGATACTATGTTATGTTCCATTCGGAAACAAGCGAATCGTTGCGATGTATACGATATGGACCGATAGTGAATGCGCATAGAAAACAAGTGTagcaaaggtaaaaaaaaaaaaagaaaaccgtGGAActctgatttaataaaataatatcgaggACCTTTCTCCAACACTTTTAAATTCATCGATATGAAACCGTATTCCTGTTCTTgacgtattttctttttgagcGCCGTTTTATCAACGCACGTAAGTCATCCGCGATTCGTAAatgtattatgattattacgaTAATGCATAAAACGCACACATTTGGcgacgtatatatttattcgatcatataatttttttacaaaaatcgcGATCTTAACACACGCGAGTGACCTATGCATTGTTTgtccttatttttaatttttctacgcGATTAAGAAAATTCAATCTCTGATTTATCGATCCGTTTTGTTGCTCGTCatcttcttcatttttttcgatGTCGCGATGATGACAATTAAATTAGAGGAGCTTTTACCGGCGAgcgaacaaaataataattatttcgattatcGTGTATCactataacaaataatagttCTCCATGAGAATCGAGCGCGGAAAAATATGCAGAGTACGTGTGGAATACGATCCAAAGCGATTTAATAAACGGAATGATCTATtcagatagaaaaatatatactttcgaAGATCTTGCGCGATCTACTATTGTATAGTATTGagtaattgcataaaatttcttacaacTTTATATTGAGATTTATGTTACAGGCTGTCTCAGAGAtgtgtaaaatcaataatagaattttatcctttttatacatatatatatatatatatatatatatatatatatatatatatatatataaacatagacatttattttccattcttgaatatctatttattatatattatataattaaacaaagctGCAAAGATGTAGctgatttgtatatatatttaataattgttaattaacaacttattataaataagtaaaaaaataatgttctctctattatttaagctttttaacataattaaaaagtttcttcATATAATGCCTAGCTAAACAATTGAAtttgctattaattataataaaatattgaataagttatttcaataaatgcaGTAGTTCTAAGATGTATATAagcaatagaattttattttttcagtaatTATTATccgatttgtttttaaataaaaatgtatttctaaattatagaaaaattttttattaataaaaataaaatattaatctaaatacattaagaaaaagtaaatttgcaattaagctaatttttccttgaaaataaattaaagtttatttgaaaaatgtaatattgaaaattctaCATATACTACACAAAATTCCTTAAACAAAAATCCGCTTCCAGTTTTTTTGCAGCATTATTATGATACTGATATACATTACATTTGAGGCAGCCtgtggtatatatatacatatatatatatatatatatatatatatatatatatatatactgcatttaaaaaaaaactacattttGATTTGAAGTTTTGATAGAAAAGCTATTCTTTGTTATTGAGATAATacgatttatgtaaaatattctagCTAGAAGTgccttttttcattaaaattaattttaatcttgtatttttttggtGCAATGTAACACATATCTTTTCTGATGTGTGACAAAATTACGAATACTtctgcaatttaattaaattaaacaaacattTGAATTAAGAGTGGAGAAAATgagttaaaatgaaaaaagagtgagaatggaagagagagagagagagagaatgagagaaggGAGGGTTGATGGAGGGAGCAGAATAATCGATCCGAAACTCTATTAATAAGCGAGACTCGATTATCCCAGTGAATATCTTGtacattaatgtttaattatttaattctagaCGAatgttaatgaattttatatttcgatataaaagatatgcaTACTGTGTATGCGATAAGTTTTGTACATTGCCTTATTAAAGAGATTGACGTTTATTGACAATTACGTTGgcagtaaaaatttattatcctaATTATGATTTCATATAATGGTATATTAATATACCAAGCAAACATGTATGTTgatgttaattatttgttaaaatattgatttagatatttaaatttttacataatattataattataattagaggTTTTTACGATCTATGAggtatgaataaaaatgaagcaaatatacggtaataaatattttattcaaatcgtTAGATTCAATCACATTTTAgtgaatcatttttataataatatttaaaaaatatatatacaaaagatatttacaaataaacaattaaacgaTCACTTTGCCGTTACTGCATttggtataaaaataaatgcattatcttttttcacaaTCTCGGTTTTGTATTTTGTGATACGCAATCGCAATCGTAAAATAAGTCGCAAAACacttagaaaaataaacaaaaggaAGAAATGAGATGTTGTCAAATGTGCctcaaaattatgttaatattcattaatattttcaagtttatttaaaaaatttgtttgtttgAACCatgaagcgaaaaaaaaactttccattatataatttcttattatgacGTACCGTCATCTACATGGTCGACAGAGAGATATGTACATATCTTaaaagacaaatattaaattatatcatttcgcGACTGTATTACTCTGCTTTTGATTtaacagatataaattaatagatacgATTAATCTGTATCGCTCTTTTCACGTAACAAAATATAGTCCAGAAATATTCAGTATTGTTGCATGTGAGAAACGAGCTCGTCCAATATATTGCGATTAATAACTGCTGTGTAAAGTATGATAATACATGCAGAAAAAACACCTTATATATCTTTCGGACGCTGTACAATATAACtctcttgtatataataaaaacattgttaATTACGTACAATATAGGTATATAGATCTCTTTCATCTTTTGATTAGCAGTATGACACGGCGATAAGTGTGGCCAGTGGAAATAATTGTCATTATCGCGATATATCTCGAGAGTACAACCTATACAATAAATCATTTGAGGTATATTctcttatgttattttatcatcattacTTCCCGCGCTTCTCATTCTTTGGTCTCTTACACTTTCTTTGGTTTCTCTCCGATCTTACTTCCTCAAACATTACAGAGTGTAACTCGTAAGTCGCTTCTTATATGTTCAAACAATGCCATTATTTCCATTTctgtatcgattatttttatttacactgCGAATATCaacttattatatgtaatgttaaaaaaatttatatatgaatatatctttagacagatatattaatattatccgatatataattttatagagtgatgtatttatttattatgctttatctcattttctgcaacaatagatattttttcaaaagtagaataaaaaatatatttaatatattaaatgagagATTAGATACGAGACAAGAGATTCATCTTAAAACGATGTGAAACGATAAGACAAGCGATTCATCTTGAAAGAATGTTTTCATTGTTACTCATGTTTTTCTCGTGTCAcgactattaatttataacatatatgttataGAAATTCCTTTTATGTAATTGTTATCATTGGAATTATTTTAGTCATTTAGAaacaaatatcatatataacagTATAACGTAGAAAACGACTGTTCGATTACACTCTGCATATTCTTTACACGATTTGTCGATCGAGAGATATAGCTTGATCGTTAAAATTAATCCGAATTATCATTCATCGTTTGTCATAAACTAGTGCTCTCTTCCTCCCCAAAATCTGCTTTTTCCAACATTCCTTTCTCATCGACACCCACAAAGTACGTCGTGACTTTTCCTTTCGGTTTGACATACGTTTCACCACGTAGATGACACTTGACACCCTGTTGTTCCAAGACAGCAGCCGTATCCACTGTCACCTGACGAATCAAAATGCAGATCACAAATTGATTTCACAAATTTATCGTCTTGTggatagtaataaaaattctacttGTATTTTTCCAGGTAATCCAGTAGTGTCCATTCTGGATGCCATATTTACGGCGTCGCCCCAAATATCATACAAAGGTTTTTGAGCTCCCACGACACCGGCCGTCACTTCTCCGTGAGAAATTCCGATCCTCAATCTGAAAGATCAcgtaagagaaattatatgtattattaatcatatgtattattaatatatagctCCGTAGAAAAAATAACAGTCATTTAAGCATCTATATATTCAGCATTAGGTTCtcatatcttaattaatttgtcataattattaaaaatttcactcGCCGCTTTTTATGTACCTGTTTACAATTACTCACTTGTAAGGTTTTGATGTGGTGAAAGATCTCGCAATCATTTTATCGAGCACAGACATCATTTGTACGGCGAATTGTGCCATCACC is from Cataglyphis hispanica isolate Lineage 1 chromosome 15, ULB_Chis1_1.0, whole genome shotgun sequence and encodes:
- the LOC126854901 gene encoding uncharacterized protein LOC126854901 isoform X2, giving the protein MANSDFDVELFERRLHTLKDSQESIQGLSAWCLERRQHHKKIVATWLQVLKKVKVEHRLTLFYLANDVIQYSKRKNFEFVESWGTTLQRATTMVRDEKVKHRILRIFKIWDQRQVYDEEFLADLSGLISAAPKKKLEPQPTAQSEEFQAALLISTMRSCATLEQATDARLRDLRESNIDIESAEELRASLKDRRRMEDAEKEIDLVARNVENYVRSLEAEIRERTQVIELLEQADQFYETQRGEVKIVTNAYRNFGSRVKNLKKKLDELLPTFVSPIPSPDVNAPSPSPDSDIELPGDETQATNNQLGVIDVAPPSIYGSYSHEYDPIPVPAPDSVQGNESTDFTNNFPSFMGGNMDFGNMRNLFNERSTTPPGMSQQYNESLEAKPIEVISMRPSKNENSNADFNISSFLKTVLPSSDGTPDPGLIPGLGLDVSENRIESPQRTNYRNSPTLGQLPVTPVISRMMGSQGVPPLGGAGLNNCQISHSTPLSIRNLPAESHTPSPYSSQNSQSNMTGPFDGSANSNAVNPLPPPPLPPPIFLDDENCYNKLPPKFPTWTPPNENVKESAKWEEKGKNSMNPTWPGECDDKNKSSWMDRDGERWDSNNDPTWPGRTKNDILSETPESPPMYEKAGFAEPVEYNEPQPQESLNTTGDVDHRVIPIPMAVENQLPYRLMKAADVDHRNLISLTGSPANHNLGDSSLPSLPNNNNLWSTSDQDYRRRMQPGDIVESVDMEMSDDETDSKPKNRVLVDLRSQDHDMRVGMPPSTTSHLDMDMRIISLPTGQMPGSRGGQDMHLIHSGPPPPPSLSQQFQHQGQGGFRQEQPEFSHRNQSGDFHRNQPNFHQNRLPPPNFLPNQQDFHPNQQEFHQLHQSQQDFHQSQDFEYRDREHTIRSKQDFLTESSGRGRYSQSMDHQHQRDNSSFHRNERNNRGNGGRGFPRNRRDRYSDDHNMKQRNNLTSNRKSRSQDQQHHQSSPDTLTNNRPLLLQPPDTVVILDEEGMPIGMPDFDQESNVPSNIADAQTEPEHDSDNCQNSSMPQARRTSHDPPSSHESEHNQLQQGYQIGPDHEQQVPSLKSDDQPSMNQVTVIPITSDSTSDDPQQQNQYVPISDYEEHVESAEHSDPTEKTSAIDKCESIDQRQEVNFTENEQLDELMSSTTSGNELKRPSTNGSFDEQSHDEGSSNKKRTLLPNGPQTPSTSESSGPNSPSPHVNTSSTELHPAMMYEYDGPNFRPRLGAPFPPWRGGPPPPPSRGNRGFRGGLPPRGPWMDRGPRGPAAGNFSPRGLKRGGGQFRGGGGFRGRGRGSNW
- the LOC126854901 gene encoding uncharacterized protein LOC126854901 isoform X1; amino-acid sequence: MANSDFDVELFERRLHTLKDSQESIQGLSAWCLERRQHHKKIVATWLQVLKKVKVEHRLTLFYLANDVIQYSKRKNFEFVESWGTTLQRATTMVRDEKVKHRILRIFKIWDQRQVYDEEFLADLSGLISAAPKKKLEPQPTAQSEEFQAALLISTMRSCATLEQATDARLRDLRESNIDIESAEELRASLKDRRRMEDAEKEIDLVARNVENYVRSLEAEIRERTQVIELLEQADQFYETQRGEVKIVTNAYRNFGSRVKNLKKKLDELLPTFVSPIPSPDVNAPSPSPDSDIELPGDETQATNNQLGVIDVAPPSIYGSYSHEYDPIPVPAPDSVQGNESTDFTNNFPSFMGGNMDFGNMRNLFNERSTTPPGMSQQYNESLEAKPIEVISMRPSKNENSNADFNISSFLKTVLPSSDGTPDPGLIPGLGLDVSENRIESPQRTNYRNSPTLGQLPVTPVISRMMGSQGVPPLGGAGLNNCQISHSTPLSIRNLPAESHTPSPYSSQNSQSNMTGPFDGSANSNAVNPLPPPPLPPPIFLDDENCYNKLPPKFPTWTPPNENVKESAKWEEKANFAICSGKNSMNPTWPGECDDKNKSSWMDRDGERWDSNNDPTWPGRTKNDILSETPESPPMYEKAGFAEPVEYNEPQPQESLNTTGDVDHRVIPIPMAVENQLPYRLMKAADVDHRNLISLTGSPANHNLGDSSLPSLPNNNNLWSTSDQDYRRRMQPGDIVESVDMEMSDDETDSKPKNRVLVDLRSQDHDMRVGMPPSTTSHLDMDMRIISLPTGQMPGSRGGQDMHLIHSGPPPPPSLSQQFQHQGQGGFRQEQPEFSHRNQSGDFHRNQPNFHQNRLPPPNFLPNQQDFHPNQQEFHQLHQSQQDFHQSQDFEYRDREHTIRSKQDFLTESSGRGRYSQSMDHQHQRDNSSFHRNERNNRGNGGRGFPRNRRDRYSDDHNMKQRNNLTSNRKSRSQDQQHHQSSPDTLTNNRPLLLQPPDTVVILDEEGMPIGMPDFDQESNVPSNIADAQTEPEHDSDNCQNSSMPQARRTSHDPPSSHESEHNQLQQGYQIGPDHEQQVPSLKSDDQPSMNQVTVIPITSDSTSDDPQQQNQYVPISDYEEHVESAEHSDPTEKTSAIDKCESIDQRQEVNFTENEQLDELMSSTTSGNELKRPSTNGSFDEQSHDEGSSNKKRTLLPNGPQTPSTSESSGPNSPSPHVNTSSTELHPAMMYEYDGPNFRPRLGAPFPPWRGGPPPPPSRGNRGFRGGLPPRGPWMDRGPRGPAAGNFSPRGLKRGGGQFRGGGGFRGRGRGSNW